In Methanobacterium veterum, a single genomic region encodes these proteins:
- a CDS encoding inositol-3-phosphate synthase: MEKIKIAIMGLGNCASSLIQGIHYYKNKDPEEAIGLMHPVIGDYTASDIEVVAAFDIDERKVGKDVSEAIFAKPNCTHVFCPEIPEMGVKVSMGKVLDGVAPHMSNYDDDYTFVVSDEKQSDIVKVLKESGAEMLVNYLPVGSEEAVRFYAQCALDAGVAFINCMPVFIVSDTEWAKKFEEKGIPAIGDDIKAQIGATITHRTLANLFRERGVKVERTYQLNTGGNTDFLNMLNRDRLDSKKESKTEAVQSVLAERLPDPDIHIGPSDYVPFQKDNKLCFLRMEGKTFGDVPMNIELRLSVEDSPNSAGCVIDAIRCCKLALQRGIGGQLTSISAYTMKHPPEQFIDEQAYNMVNEFIEGKRER; encoded by the coding sequence TTGGAAAAGATAAAAATAGCAATAATGGGACTTGGTAATTGTGCAAGTTCTTTAATACAGGGAATTCATTATTATAAAAACAAGGATCCAGAAGAGGCCATTGGTTTAATGCATCCAGTAATTGGGGATTACACTGCATCAGATATAGAAGTGGTAGCTGCTTTTGATATAGACGAAAGAAAAGTAGGTAAAGATGTAAGTGAAGCTATTTTTGCAAAACCAAACTGTACCCATGTTTTCTGCCCAGAAATTCCTGAAATGGGAGTTAAAGTATCGATGGGTAAAGTTTTAGACGGTGTTGCTCCACACATGAGCAATTATGATGATGATTATACATTTGTGGTATCAGATGAAAAACAATCAGATATTGTAAAAGTTTTAAAAGAAAGCGGAGCTGAAATGCTCGTAAATTACCTCCCAGTAGGCTCTGAAGAAGCAGTAAGGTTTTATGCACAGTGCGCCCTTGATGCAGGAGTTGCATTTATAAACTGTATGCCTGTTTTCATCGTAAGTGACACAGAATGGGCTAAAAAATTCGAAGAAAAGGGAATCCCTGCAATAGGGGATGATATTAAGGCCCAAATAGGCGCTACAATTACACACAGAACCTTAGCTAACTTATTCCGCGAAAGGGGAGTAAAAGTAGAACGCACCTACCAGTTAAACACTGGAGGAAACACAGATTTCTTGAACATGTTAAACAGAGATCGTCTTGATTCAAAAAAGGAATCAAAGACAGAAGCTGTGCAGTCTGTACTTGCAGAAAGACTTCCAGATCCTGATATTCATATTGGTCCAAGTGATTATGTACCATTCCAAAAGGATAATAAGCTTTGTTTCCTCAGAATGGAAGGTAAAACATTCGGGGATGTACCTATGAACATAGAATTAAGGCTCAGCGTTGAAGACTCACCAAATTCTGCAGGATGTGTCATAGATGCAATCCGCTGCTGTAAATTAGCCCTTCAAAGAGGTATTGGTGGTCAGTTAACATCAATCTCAGCTTACACCATGAAACATCCGCCAGAACAGTTCATAGATGAACAAGCATATAACATGGTGAATGAGTTTATTGAAGGTAAAAGAGAAAGATAA
- a CDS encoding VWA domain-containing protein: MLDKIIEFSSSLRALGIPVSVRSTETAYKSALLIKNDLKTLREALACVYVKEQDQREKFDMIFNIIFEKKLQVEVQESVDLNNEVSDLKDVTGQQSEEIKESRKVNKAVARLSNEIQNMYINKKSGNSEEENGKNLPNSQRLSGKLNLEITRLNNKTRQKAVEKLLDSGYKTEDVLKALNQHDINSNIEKMSFTDLLLLNNMVLNRLYPKIMDLCQKLGKKIVTKRSRRFKLSSKGKTNIRKTIRKNMKYGGVFLERVNEKPKLSKMNHFFLSDISASCDWVSNWFFGIIYASQKAFNKARVFEYDNEIIEVTSALAEPNIERASDKVFEVREKNEKVNRCSNMFSSFKSFLEESNITNKSYVIILTDCRDWMGPKISEKPRSAELIQEMVNKSKRVLILNPEPKIQWNKFGSCVSHYEDAGAELFSVRNLEQLANLIGEI; this comes from the coding sequence ATGCTGGATAAAATAATTGAATTTTCAAGTTCTTTACGTGCGTTAGGAATTCCTGTAAGCGTGCGCAGTACTGAAACAGCCTATAAATCTGCTCTTTTAATTAAAAATGACTTAAAAACTTTAAGAGAAGCTTTAGCTTGTGTTTATGTTAAAGAGCAGGACCAGCGGGAAAAATTTGATATGATTTTCAATATAATTTTTGAAAAAAAATTACAGGTAGAAGTTCAAGAATCAGTGGACTTAAATAATGAGGTATCAGATTTAAAGGATGTAACAGGGCAGCAATCAGAAGAAATTAAAGAATCACGAAAGGTGAATAAAGCAGTAGCCCGTCTCTCAAATGAAATACAGAATATGTATATAAATAAAAAATCTGGAAATTCTGAGGAAGAAAATGGAAAAAATTTACCAAATAGCCAGAGACTTAGCGGAAAGTTAAATCTTGAAATTACTAGATTAAATAATAAAACACGGCAAAAAGCAGTAGAAAAACTTTTAGACAGCGGCTATAAAACAGAAGATGTACTCAAAGCTTTAAATCAGCATGATATAAACTCAAACATTGAAAAAATGAGCTTTACAGACCTTCTTCTTCTAAACAACATGGTTCTAAACCGATTATATCCTAAGATAATGGATCTCTGCCAAAAACTTGGCAAAAAGATTGTTACTAAACGCTCAAGACGTTTTAAATTGTCATCTAAAGGAAAAACCAATATTAGAAAAACCATAAGAAAAAATATGAAATACGGCGGAGTTTTTCTAGAAAGGGTAAATGAAAAGCCAAAGCTGAGTAAAATGAATCATTTTTTCTTAAGTGATATAAGCGCTTCCTGTGATTGGGTAAGCAACTGGTTTTTCGGCATTATTTACGCGTCTCAAAAAGCTTTTAATAAGGCAAGGGTATTTGAATATGATAATGAAATAATTGAAGTTACATCGGCACTTGCTGAACCAAATATCGAAAGGGCATCTGATAAAGTATTTGAAGTTAGGGAAAAAAATGAAAAAGTAAATCGATGCTCAAATATGTTCTCATCATTTAAAAGCTTCTTAGAAGAATCTAATATAACCAATAAATCCTATGTAATTATTTTAACCGACTGCAGAGATTGGATGGGTCCCAAAATATCTGAAAAACCCAGAAGTGCAGAGTTAATTCAAGAAATGGTCAATAAGTCAAAGAGGGTGCTGATACTAAATCCAGAACCAAAAATTCAGTGGAATAAATTTGGCAGCTGCGTTTCCCATTATGAAGATGCAGGAGCAGAACTTTTTAGTGTCCGGAATCTGGAGCAGCTGGCAAATTTGATAGGTGAAATTTAA
- a CDS encoding DUF2769 domain-containing protein encodes MDEFEEKMNELDQMSDENKTTTMNQMKSDCICPICPTYNECAKKDDELLFCVTGKSKNCITKERGCMCPTCPFAQEYGIGVKYNFYCMRDTELEQR; translated from the coding sequence ATGGACGAGTTCGAAGAAAAGATGAACGAATTAGATCAAATGTCAGATGAAAATAAAACTACCACAATGAACCAGATGAAATCAGATTGCATATGCCCAATCTGTCCAACATACAATGAATGTGCCAAAAAGGATGATGAATTATTATTCTGTGTAACTGGAAAAAGCAAAAACTGTATAACTAAAGAAAGGGGATGTATGTGCCCAACATGCCCCTTTGCACAGGAATATGGAATTGGAGTCAAGTACAATTTCTACTGCATGAGAGATACAGAACTTGAACAGAGATAA
- a CDS encoding C1 family peptidase, which produces MDKIFEKRMGWRPDLPDLRDYTFEHDNIKPMLEKIGIVESVKKIPATADLRAWCSQVEDQKNLGSCTANAGIGLVEYFERKAFGKHMDASRLFLYKTTRRLMGLKGDSGADLRSTMGALVLFGVPPERYWPYTDKSPNFDKEPDTFCYACAENYQSIQYVKLDPPSTLTNDLLDRIKTNLAAGLPSMFGFTVYSSIEQTMDNDGKIPFPCGGEQIEGGHAIVAVGYDDNMKIKNTNCTNSTTGALLIRNSWGTSWGEKGYGWLPYDYVLKGIATDWWTLLKNEWVDTGEFGL; this is translated from the coding sequence ATGGATAAAATTTTTGAAAAACGAATGGGCTGGCGCCCTGATCTCCCTGATTTAAGGGATTATACCTTTGAACATGACAATATAAAACCTATGCTGGAAAAGATAGGTATTGTTGAATCTGTAAAAAAGATTCCAGCTACTGCAGATTTAAGGGCATGGTGTTCTCAGGTAGAAGACCAGAAAAATTTAGGGTCGTGTACTGCCAATGCAGGCATTGGACTTGTTGAATATTTTGAACGTAAAGCATTTGGTAAACATATGGATGCATCTAGACTTTTTCTTTACAAAACAACCCGAAGACTGATGGGCCTGAAAGGGGACAGTGGGGCAGACCTCAGATCAACTATGGGTGCACTGGTGCTTTTTGGAGTTCCACCCGAAAGATACTGGCCTTACACAGACAAAAGCCCTAATTTTGATAAGGAACCAGATACATTTTGTTATGCATGTGCTGAAAATTACCAGTCAATTCAATATGTAAAACTGGATCCTCCATCTACCCTTACAAATGACCTTTTAGATAGAATCAAAACAAATCTGGCAGCAGGATTACCTTCTATGTTTGGATTTACAGTATACAGCTCAATAGAACAGACTATGGATAACGATGGAAAAATACCATTCCCCTGCGGTGGAGAACAAATTGAAGGTGGACATGCTATCGTGGCAGTGGGATACGATGATAACATGAAAATTAAAAACACCAACTGCACTAATTCTACTACTGGAGCTCTTCTTATCCGGAATTCATGGGGCACCAGCTGGGGAGAAAAAGGTTACGGTTGGCTGCCATATGATTATGTGCTAAAGGGAATCGCCACTGACTGGTGGACTCTTCTTAAAAATGAATGGGTTGATACTGGAGAATTTGGACTTTAA
- a CDS encoding GyrI-like domain-containing protein, protein MEIVEKKLGKRQVAYVTYKGSYEEVPVLMGEIVGFIMAKGLSIMGPPFGVYFNSPQEVPVEEIMYEVGMPFEGETDEDGRVKIKIIPEQLVLSTVYKGPYSGCGMAIGALAEYAYKNGYEIIGPPMETYISDPNETPESELLTEMCFPVMKK, encoded by the coding sequence ATGGAAATAGTGGAAAAGAAACTTGGAAAAAGACAGGTTGCATATGTAACATATAAAGGATCCTATGAAGAAGTCCCTGTTCTTATGGGGGAGATTGTGGGGTTCATAATGGCCAAAGGGCTTTCTATAATGGGTCCGCCATTTGGTGTATACTTCAACAGCCCCCAGGAAGTGCCAGTTGAAGAAATAATGTATGAGGTTGGAATGCCGTTTGAAGGGGAAACAGATGAAGATGGCCGGGTGAAAATCAAAATTATACCTGAACAGCTTGTCCTTTCAACTGTTTATAAAGGTCCTTACAGTGGGTGTGGAATGGCAATTGGTGCGCTGGCTGAATATGCATACAAAAATGGATATGAAATTATTGGCCCGCCTATGGAAACCTACATTTCTGACCCTAATGAAACTCCTGAAAGCGAACTTTTAACCGAGATGTGCTTTCCGGTAATGAAAAAGTAA
- a CDS encoding PadR family transcriptional regulator, giving the protein MSRISDIETAILGLLYEKPQYGYQLEKSIESWGMRNWTQIGFSSIYYVLKKLEKKELVTSRLEKVEGKPSRKIFTITDLGRETMEEKLKELLSWNKKLTSPFDLGIAYLNYLEPQEVIECLENYIKSAEGRIKFLESSVKMQKELKAPYYVTALFSRPLEILKTEIEWVKQLIETIKKEENI; this is encoded by the coding sequence ATGTCTAGAATATCAGATATTGAAACAGCAATACTTGGACTACTTTATGAAAAACCACAGTACGGCTACCAACTGGAGAAATCTATAGAGTCGTGGGGAATGCGTAACTGGACTCAAATAGGCTTTTCATCAATTTATTATGTTTTAAAGAAGCTGGAAAAGAAGGAACTAGTAACATCAAGACTGGAAAAGGTAGAAGGTAAACCTTCCCGTAAGATTTTCACTATAACTGATCTGGGACGGGAAACCATGGAAGAAAAACTTAAGGAACTTCTTTCATGGAATAAAAAGTTAACTTCACCGTTTGATTTAGGTATAGCATACCTTAACTATCTTGAACCACAGGAAGTCATCGAATGCCTTGAAAACTACATAAAATCTGCAGAAGGCAGGATCAAATTCTTAGAAAGCTCAGTTAAAATGCAGAAAGAATTAAAAGCACCTTACTATGTAACTGCCCTTTTCAGCAGACCTTTAGAGATCCTTAAAACTGAGATTGAATGGGTAAAACAGCTTATTGAAACCATTAAAAAGGAAGAGAATATTTAA
- a CDS encoding amidohydrolase family protein, which translates to MDLIRTIGSDRILFGSDYPWINPRKDIERINGLNISDNDKKLILGENAARLFNLK; encoded by the coding sequence GTGGACTTAATAAGAACTATTGGATCTGATAGAATATTATTCGGCTCAGATTATCCCTGGATAAATCCAAGAAAAGATATTGAAAGAATTAATGGCCTAAATATATCGGACAATGATAAAAAACTTATACTGGGTGAAAACGCGGCAAGATTATTCAATTTGAAATAA
- a CDS encoding prenyltransferase/squalene oxidase repeat-containing protein has protein sequence MTDWKPFLNADPTEWLLEENNPSVRYFTLRDIFEMPENDPEVKKAKADIMKTGTVPKILAKQEDGGYWGIPGNFYVRGKYKGTSWQLIILAELGADSADERIKNTCEFMLKNSQDPESGAFAYISDDNGVGDAERILPCLTANMVWSLIRLGYLDDERVQKAVKWLIAHQRFDDGPVELPEGGPYAVWKKCWGRRTCHSIIVKSLKVFSEIPENKRTPEMENCISKCAEHMLNHSIHKRSRPPAEGRFKWLEFGFPLMWNIDALEVLGLLTKRGYKDERMQEALDIMVSKQNSEGRWALENTFNGRFHTSIEMKGKESKWITLNALRVLKSYYG, from the coding sequence ATGACCGACTGGAAACCTTTTTTAAACGCAGACCCAACAGAATGGCTTTTAGAGGAAAATAATCCTTCAGTTAGATATTTCACTCTTAGGGACATATTTGAAATGCCAGAAAATGATCCTGAAGTTAAGAAAGCCAAAGCCGACATCATGAAAACTGGAACTGTGCCTAAAATTTTAGCTAAACAGGAAGATGGAGGCTACTGGGGCATTCCAGGTAATTTCTATGTAAGGGGTAAATATAAGGGAACTTCATGGCAGTTGATAATCCTCGCTGAACTTGGTGCAGATAGTGCAGACGAAAGAATTAAAAATACCTGTGAATTCATGCTTAAAAATTCCCAGGATCCTGAAAGCGGCGCTTTTGCATATATAAGTGATGATAACGGTGTTGGTGATGCTGAAAGAATTTTACCATGTCTTACTGCTAACATGGTGTGGAGTCTTATTCGATTGGGGTATCTGGATGATGAAAGAGTTCAAAAAGCAGTTAAATGGCTTATAGCTCATCAGAGGTTTGATGATGGACCTGTAGAGCTTCCTGAAGGAGGGCCATATGCGGTGTGGAAAAAGTGCTGGGGAAGGCGTACTTGCCACAGTATCATTGTAAAGTCTCTTAAAGTATTCAGTGAAATTCCTGAAAATAAGAGAACACCAGAAATGGAAAATTGCATATCTAAATGTGCTGAGCATATGCTTAATCACAGCATTCATAAAAGGAGCCGACCCCCAGCTGAAGGTAGGTTTAAATGGTTGGAATTTGGTTTTCCATTGATGTGGAACATAGATGCCCTGGAAGTTTTAGGACTGCTTACTAAACGGGGCTATAAAGATGAAAGGATGCAGGAAGCCCTAGATATAATGGTTTCCAAACAGAATAGCGAAGGCAGATGGGCATTGGAAAATACTTTCAACGGGCGCTTCCATACGAGCATAGAAATGAAAGGAAAAGAAAGTAAATGGATCACTTTAAATGCTCTGAGGGTATTAAAGAGTTATTATGGATAG
- a CDS encoding small multi-drug export protein — MDVITGTLLVFGAGILELWAAIPLGLAINLNPVIIGIASAVGAIVAASMVTAVGDSIREKVIKWRYGENKDLKDSRYYKIWNEYGVVGLGLISPLLFGAPVGAALGIALGSRKRPLLIWMSIGIVIWSACLTAAGYLGLMSFGVIK; from the coding sequence ATGGATGTAATAACAGGAACTTTACTTGTTTTCGGAGCAGGTATTTTGGAATTATGGGCAGCTATACCTCTTGGATTAGCTATCAACCTTAATCCAGTTATAATTGGAATTGCATCAGCTGTGGGCGCAATTGTAGCTGCATCTATGGTTACAGCTGTTGGAGACAGCATCAGGGAAAAGGTTATAAAATGGCGTTATGGAGAAAATAAAGATTTAAAAGACAGCAGATATTATAAAATATGGAATGAATATGGAGTAGTTGGACTGGGACTTATATCTCCATTACTTTTCGGTGCTCCAGTTGGAGCAGCACTTGGAATCGCTTTAGGATCTCGTAAGAGGCCATTATTAATCTGGATGAGCATAGGTATTGTTATATGGAGTGCATGTCTTACAGCAGCAGGTTATCTAGGACTTATGAGTTTTGGTGTCATTAAATAA
- a CDS encoding GyrI-like domain-containing protein: MNRTSLVAPCGMNCSVCIAYLREKNKCPGCRLFNASEPVTIARCKIKNCEVIQKDGAEFCFACGDFPCRNLNHLDKRYRTKYNMSMVENLEYIKKWGIEKFLENEDIRWTCSECGGIICVHKGYCYSCGKIYWRTKKMTKIDLKKENKELYNPSVKEPSLVDVPEMKFLMIDGEGDPNTSEEYKDAMEALFPVSYKVKFISKKEKSKDYVVMPLEGLWWVQNMENFSIEDKSSWKWTAMIRQPDFISKRMINEAIEEVEKKKNPTALSKIRFESLHEGLSAQIMHIGPFSEEGPTVEKLHAFIEEKGYEFDGTSTGEKHHEIYISDMRRTKPERLKTIIRQPVK; the protein is encoded by the coding sequence ATGAATAGAACTTCTCTTGTAGCCCCGTGTGGAATGAATTGCAGCGTTTGCATAGCCTATTTAAGAGAAAAGAATAAATGTCCTGGCTGCAGGCTATTTAACGCAAGTGAACCAGTTACTATTGCTAGATGTAAAATTAAAAACTGTGAAGTTATTCAAAAAGATGGAGCGGAGTTTTGTTTCGCTTGTGGTGATTTCCCCTGTAGAAATTTAAATCATCTGGACAAAAGGTACAGAACTAAATACAATATGAGCATGGTTGAAAATTTAGAGTATATTAAAAAGTGGGGTATTGAAAAATTCTTAGAAAATGAAGATATTAGATGGACCTGCTCTGAGTGTGGAGGTATCATTTGTGTTCATAAGGGTTACTGTTACAGCTGCGGAAAAATATATTGGAGGACAAAGAAAATGACAAAGATAGACTTAAAAAAGGAAAATAAAGAACTGTATAATCCCTCAGTGAAGGAACCTTCCCTTGTAGATGTCCCTGAAATGAAATTTTTGATGATAGATGGTGAAGGAGACCCAAATACCTCGGAGGAATATAAAGATGCAATGGAAGCACTGTTTCCAGTATCTTATAAGGTAAAATTCATTTCTAAAAAAGAAAAATCAAAAGATTATGTTGTAATGCCCCTTGAAGGACTATGGTGGGTCCAAAACATGGAAAATTTCAGTATTGAGGATAAAAGTAGCTGGAAATGGACAGCAATGATAAGGCAGCCTGACTTTATAAGTAAAAGAATGATAAATGAGGCTATTGAAGAAGTTGAAAAAAAGAAGAATCCTACTGCATTATCCAAAATAAGATTTGAAAGTCTGCATGAGGGATTGTCAGCTCAGATAATGCATATTGGCCCATTTTCTGAAGAAGGTCCAACAGTGGAGAAGCTTCATGCATTCATTGAAGAGAAAGGCTACGAATTTGATGGTACCAGCACTGGTGAGAAACATCATGAGATATACATAAGTGACATGCGTAGAACAAAACCAGAAAGGCTTAAAACTATCATAAGACAACCTGTTAAATAA
- a CDS encoding DNA alkylation repair protein encodes MQFEEIITELESLSNLEDVEGRARFGINHTKTYGVRMPELRRIAKTAGKDHELAEKLWNAGYGETKILAGLIEDPKMVTEDQMENWVSGFDSWDVCDQCCINLFRKTPFARQKVFEWSTREGEFVKRAAFAMIAVLAVHDKKADDEKFEEFFPLIIRESLDNRNFVKKAVNWALRQIGKRNINLNRRAVEIAEEISTIDSKSAKWIAADAIRELTGEKVQERLKKK; translated from the coding sequence ATGCAGTTTGAAGAAATTATTACAGAACTAGAATCATTATCTAACCTTGAAGATGTGGAAGGAAGGGCTAGATTTGGAATAAACCACACCAAAACCTATGGTGTGAGAATGCCTGAATTAAGGCGCATAGCTAAAACCGCAGGTAAAGACCATGAGCTTGCAGAGAAGTTATGGAACGCAGGATACGGCGAGACAAAAATACTTGCAGGTTTAATTGAGGATCCAAAAATGGTTACAGAAGATCAGATGGAAAACTGGGTGTCTGGATTTGATTCGTGGGATGTCTGCGACCAGTGCTGTATAAATTTATTCCGTAAAACTCCTTTTGCACGCCAAAAAGTGTTTGAATGGAGCACCAGAGAGGGAGAATTTGTAAAAAGGGCCGCATTTGCAATGATTGCTGTTCTAGCGGTGCATGATAAAAAGGCAGATGATGAAAAATTTGAGGAATTCTTCCCTTTAATTATAAGAGAATCGTTAGACAACCGGAATTTCGTTAAAAAAGCTGTCAACTGGGCATTAAGGCAGATTGGAAAACGTAATATTAATTTAAATAGGAGGGCTGTTGAAATTGCAGAAGAAATCAGCACTATTGATTCAAAAAGTGCTAAATGGATAGCAGCTGACGCCATCAGGGAACTTACAGGCGAAAAAGTTCAGGAAAGGCTTAAAAAGAAGTGA
- a CDS encoding DUF2769 domain-containing protein yields MVTIDFNMDNIQKCLCPGCPVQAKSECVQDKLSKLKSQSGGTPGKDDVPGVYCSTGKATCEGLDPSQMCQCGKCEVWKEYKLGEGEPGGYYCAKGEAR; encoded by the coding sequence ATGGTAACTATTGATTTTAACATGGATAACATTCAAAAGTGTCTATGCCCTGGATGTCCAGTTCAAGCCAAAAGTGAATGTGTACAGGATAAACTAAGCAAATTAAAGTCTCAAAGTGGAGGAACTCCGGGCAAAGATGATGTACCTGGTGTTTACTGTTCAACAGGAAAAGCTACCTGTGAGGGACTTGATCCAAGTCAGATGTGTCAGTGCGGTAAATGTGAAGTATGGAAAGAATACAAGTTAGGTGAGGGAGAGCCTGGAGGATACTACTGCGCAAAAGGAGAAGCAAGATAA
- a CDS encoding EamA family transporter, whose amino-acid sequence MIVSYIYTILSAFFEALRNVSGKMGLKDMDEYLVTWAFGFFALPFLLFPYFFISIPSLGNQYWLALISDGILNVTATILQLKSMKHSDLSLVIPLTSFTPLFLLIMAPLILGQYPTFLGVIGVIFIVIGSYILNTKRKLIATQRRNSDYLDPFKAMVKEKGPKLMLIAAFLLSITSSIDKIGVSNSSPLFWAASVHLFTSVTISPVLIHEFRNHTKLTGMDIKLLFAVGAFSALSLVAQYIAITTLLVPYVIAIKRTSVIMSVLFGYLIFKEKGIKGRLLGSVIMVLGVVFIALS is encoded by the coding sequence ATGATAGTTTCTTACATATATACGATATTATCTGCATTTTTTGAAGCCCTTAGGAACGTATCCGGTAAAATGGGACTAAAAGATATGGATGAATATCTTGTTACATGGGCATTTGGATTTTTTGCACTGCCCTTTTTACTTTTCCCTTATTTTTTTATAAGTATTCCATCACTTGGAAATCAGTACTGGCTTGCATTGATTTCAGATGGTATTTTGAATGTCACAGCAACTATCCTACAATTAAAATCCATGAAACACTCTGATTTATCTTTAGTAATTCCATTAACGTCTTTTACTCCTTTATTTTTATTAATAATGGCTCCTCTAATTCTTGGTCAATATCCAACTTTTCTTGGCGTAATAGGCGTCATTTTTATTGTTATAGGCTCTTATATACTAAATACTAAAAGGAAACTGATAGCTACACAAAGAAGAAATTCAGATTATCTGGATCCTTTCAAAGCAATGGTAAAAGAGAAAGGTCCAAAGCTGATGTTGATAGCTGCGTTTTTATTAAGCATAACTTCAAGTATAGATAAAATAGGCGTTTCAAATTCTTCACCTTTATTTTGGGCGGCATCAGTGCATTTATTTACGTCAGTTACCATTTCTCCTGTATTAATACATGAATTCCGTAATCATACGAAATTGACGGGGATGGATATTAAGCTTTTATTTGCAGTTGGAGCTTTCAGCGCTTTATCTTTAGTAGCTCAGTATATAGCTATTACGACCCTTCTTGTTCCATATGTTATTGCAATTAAAAGAACAAGTGTCATAATGAGTGTTTTATTCGGATATTTAATATTTAAGGAAAAAGGGATAAAAGGGCGCCTGTTGGGGTCTGTAATAATGGTTTTAGGTGTTGTTTTTATAGCTCTGTCGTGA
- a CDS encoding amidohydrolase family protein produces MIIDSHVHLHPTEEVGKMVLEKIGLPYYSYGTPDDYVNDMKSAGIDRGVVVSFALDNQIKNNNFWTVAITRPGRNKPAKYPMLIPFISVSPTMKGRTMIEELEHKYNWGMKGLKFHPVAQEFAPDDERMWPVYEWMMKHDLHIMAHSGFNVDGKSMFGEPERWSPVLEEFSDLKLILAHMGGGSWDMSIEIADKFPQVMFDTAIAISYINSPTTLDDERLWT; encoded by the coding sequence ATGATAATAGATTCACATGTACATCTGCACCCAACAGAAGAAGTTGGAAAAATGGTATTAGAAAAGATAGGATTACCTTATTACAGTTATGGTACTCCTGATGATTATGTAAATGATATGAAAAGCGCAGGCATAGATCGGGGAGTGGTAGTGAGCTTTGCACTAGATAACCAGATTAAAAACAATAATTTCTGGACAGTTGCAATCACCCGTCCTGGAAGAAATAAACCTGCTAAATATCCTATGCTAATTCCTTTTATATCAGTAAGCCCCACTATGAAAGGCCGTACAATGATTGAGGAACTTGAGCATAAATACAACTGGGGAATGAAAGGTCTAAAATTTCATCCAGTGGCGCAGGAATTTGCCCCTGACGATGAGAGAATGTGGCCGGTTTACGAGTGGATGATGAAACATGATTTGCATATTATGGCTCATTCGGGCTTCAATGTTGATGGTAAATCTATGTTTGGAGAACCAGAAAGATGGAGCCCTGTTTTAGAAGAATTTAGTGATCTTAAATTGATTCTAGCACATATGGGAGGTGGATCATGGGATATGAGCATTGAAATTGCTGATAAATTTCCACAGGTTATGTTTGACACTGCAATTGCGATTTCATATATAAACAGTCCAACTACGCTGGACGATGAGCGGCTGTGGACTTAA